In a single window of the Drosophila albomicans strain 15112-1751.03 chromosome 3, ASM965048v2, whole genome shotgun sequence genome:
- the LOC117572455 gene encoding 39S ribosomal protein L41, mitochondrial, producing the protein MQNCIKLLPLALKCQQRTISTTAQLAGKRNFRKFNVYGKRGTRVVKEAQQTLANPPVAIHKRGVRDTGITVNGQYVEIQEKIPDIIVPDLTGCKLKPYVSYKAPEVVQSEFTSLDLFNAVYSQKIIEDFKAGKLQADGNAAEPSPNEQLTPQEALQRARKTGSDIF; encoded by the coding sequence atgcaaaattgtataaaactTTTGCCCCTGGCTCTCAAGTGCCAACAGCGCACCATCAGCACAACAGCGCAATTGGCCGGAAAGCGTAACTTCCGTAAATTTAATGTCTACGGCAAACGTGGAACACGTGTGGTCAAGGAAGCCCAGCAAACGCTTGCTAATCCGCCGGTGGCTATTCATAAACGTGGCGTTCGCGACACAGGCATCACAGTGAACGGGCAATATGTAGAGATTCAAGAGAAAATTCCCGACATCATTGTACCAGATCTGACAGGCTGCAAATTGAAGCCATATGTATCATACAAGGCGCCTGAAGTAGTACAATCTGAGTTCACCAGTCTGGATCTCTTCAATGCTGTATACTCGCAGAAGATTATCGAAGATTTCAAAGCCGGTAAGCTACAGGCCGATGGCAATGCAGCGGAACCCTCGCCCAATGAGCAACTTACGCCGCAGGAAGCATTGCAACGAGCTCGCAAAACGGGgagtgatatattttag
- the LOC117572456 gene encoding uncharacterized protein LOC117572456 isoform X1 translates to MAASAESTPYNFEEEFEAYLHRIFYIKPYTEESKCDPSIVEYFGVFSLTDIRAPERKLWYIYYCKQPDIDETVDRIFQKYGKKNVCELFRKPIFSGVSLRTRVKTHFSELKWYVKGNLLEAPPKSHYNDERMAKTITDLYNDERKMLYNYICMKHNAFSRYN, encoded by the exons ATGGCGGCATCAG CAGAAAGCACACCATACAATTTTGAAGAAGAATTCGAGGCATATTTACATCGCATATTCTATATTAAACCTTACACAGAGGAATCTAAATGTGATCCTTCCATTGTGGAATATTTCGGAGTCTTTAGTCTCACTGACATCCGAGCCCCAGAGCGAaaattgtggtatatttattattgcaagCAGCCCGATATTGATGAAACTGTGGATCGAATCTTCCAAAAATATGGCAAAAAGAATGTGTGTGAATTATTTAGGAAGCCCATTTTCAGTGGCGTTTCCTTGCGCACCAGAGTTAAGACGCACTTTTCCGAATTGAAGTGGTACGTGAAAGGCAATCTGCTGGAAGCTCCTCCAAAAAGTCATTACAATGATGAGCGAATGGCGAAAACTATAACAGACTTGTACAACGATGAGCGCAAAAtgctttataattatatttgtatgaaACATAATGCATTCAGTAGGTACAACTAA
- the LOC117572456 gene encoding uncharacterized protein LOC117572456 isoform X2 translates to MAASESTPYNFEEEFEAYLHRIFYIKPYTEESKCDPSIVEYFGVFSLTDIRAPERKLWYIYYCKQPDIDETVDRIFQKYGKKNVCELFRKPIFSGVSLRTRVKTHFSELKWYVKGNLLEAPPKSHYNDERMAKTITDLYNDERKMLYNYICMKHNAFSRYN, encoded by the exons ATGGCGGCATCAG AAAGCACACCATACAATTTTGAAGAAGAATTCGAGGCATATTTACATCGCATATTCTATATTAAACCTTACACAGAGGAATCTAAATGTGATCCTTCCATTGTGGAATATTTCGGAGTCTTTAGTCTCACTGACATCCGAGCCCCAGAGCGAaaattgtggtatatttattattgcaagCAGCCCGATATTGATGAAACTGTGGATCGAATCTTCCAAAAATATGGCAAAAAGAATGTGTGTGAATTATTTAGGAAGCCCATTTTCAGTGGCGTTTCCTTGCGCACCAGAGTTAAGACGCACTTTTCCGAATTGAAGTGGTACGTGAAAGGCAATCTGCTGGAAGCTCCTCCAAAAAGTCATTACAATGATGAGCGAATGGCGAAAACTATAACAGACTTGTACAACGATGAGCGCAAAAtgctttataattatatttgtatgaaACATAATGCATTCAGTAGGTACAACTAA
- the LOC117572453 gene encoding transformer-2 sex-determining protein isoform X1 — protein MSAGVSSTRAKDYLQRVISHQSSDTSASSSDSYRSRPACLSELDIYDNRHHSHYKKKSSPQHRRSPSRSGSEAPRSRHHSDRKSVDRQRMRQGRDRPQPSRCIGVFGLAIHTTQQQVRELFNKFGKIERIQMVIDAHTRRSRGFCFIYFENLSDARTAKDACTGMDVDGRRIRVDYSITQRAHTPTPGVYMGQPSRSARIRSREEGSRDGSRSRRRYREASSSVSPYDSHRRRYRSRHRYERSRTRSRSRSRSYSRSPRKSRVTPRY, from the exons atg TCCGCAGGGGTCTCCAGCACGAGGGCAAAGGATTATTTGCAGCGGGTTATCAGTCATCAaag CTCTGATACTTCGGCATCGTCCTCGGATAGTTATCGTTCCCGTCCGGCTTGCCT GTCGGAATTGGATATCTATGACAATCGTCATCACAGTCATTACAAAAAGAAATCCAGCCCACAACATCGACGTTCCCCTTCGCGTTCTGGATCCGAAGCGCCGAGGTCTCGTCATCATTCCGACCGCAAGTCGGTAGATCGCCAGCGCATGCGTCAAGGACGC GATCGTCCGCAGCCCAGTCGCTGCATTGGAGTTTTTGGTTTGGCCATTCATACCACACAACAGCAAGTGCGTGAactgtttaacaaatttggaAAAATCGAACGCATTCAAATGGTCATTGACGCCCAT ACCCGTCGCTCGCGTGGCTtctgctttatttattttgagaatCTCAGTGATGCACGCACAGCCAAAGATGCCTGCACTGGCATGGATGTTGATGGTCGTCGCATACGCGTCGATTATTCCATAACACAGCGGGCTCACACCCCCACTCCTGGTGTTTATATGGGACAACCTTCACG ATCTGCAAGAATTCGTTCACGTGAAGAGGGCAGTCGGGATGGTTCGCGCTCGCGTCGTCGATATCGTGAGGCCTCCTCATCAGTATCACCATATGATTCCCATCGCCGTAGATATCGTAGCCGTCATCGTTACGAACGTAGTCGGACTCGCAGTCGTAGTCGTAGCCGCAGCTATTCACGCTCACCGCGCAAGT CTCGTGTTACTCCGCGCTATTAG
- the LOC117572453 gene encoding transformer-2 sex-determining protein isoform X3: MSAGVSSTRAKDYLQRVISHQSSDTSASSSDSYRSRPACLSELDIYDNRHHSHYKKKSSPQHRRSPSRSGSEAPRSRHHSDRKSVDRQRMRQGRDRPQPSRCIGVFGLAIHTTQQQVRELFNKFGKIERIQMVIDAHVFSRTHRKT; the protein is encoded by the exons atg TCCGCAGGGGTCTCCAGCACGAGGGCAAAGGATTATTTGCAGCGGGTTATCAGTCATCAaag CTCTGATACTTCGGCATCGTCCTCGGATAGTTATCGTTCCCGTCCGGCTTGCCT GTCGGAATTGGATATCTATGACAATCGTCATCACAGTCATTACAAAAAGAAATCCAGCCCACAACATCGACGTTCCCCTTCGCGTTCTGGATCCGAAGCGCCGAGGTCTCGTCATCATTCCGACCGCAAGTCGGTAGATCGCCAGCGCATGCGTCAAGGACGC GATCGTCCGCAGCCCAGTCGCTGCATTGGAGTTTTTGGTTTGGCCATTCATACCACACAACAGCAAGTGCGTGAactgtttaacaaatttggaAAAATCGAACGCATTCAAATGGTCATTGACGCCCAT GTATTTTCTCGAACTCACCGCAAAACGTAA
- the LOC117572453 gene encoding transformer-2 sex-determining protein isoform X2: MNCHQDLNHFGIDFAASRLCLFSIFLSKIIIKEKMSELDIYDNRHHSHYKKKSSPQHRRSPSRSGSEAPRSRHHSDRKSVDRQRMRQGRDRPQPSRCIGVFGLAIHTTQQQVRELFNKFGKIERIQMVIDAHTRRSRGFCFIYFENLSDARTAKDACTGMDVDGRRIRVDYSITQRAHTPTPGVYMGQPSRSARIRSREEGSRDGSRSRRRYREASSSVSPYDSHRRRYRSRHRYERSRTRSRSRSRSYSRSPRKSRVTPRY; the protein is encoded by the exons ATGAACTGTCATCAGGATCTCAATCATTTTGGCATAGATTTTGCAGCGAGCAGGTTGTGTCTcttctctatttttttgtcaaaaataattatcaaggaaaaaat GTCGGAATTGGATATCTATGACAATCGTCATCACAGTCATTACAAAAAGAAATCCAGCCCACAACATCGACGTTCCCCTTCGCGTTCTGGATCCGAAGCGCCGAGGTCTCGTCATCATTCCGACCGCAAGTCGGTAGATCGCCAGCGCATGCGTCAAGGACGC GATCGTCCGCAGCCCAGTCGCTGCATTGGAGTTTTTGGTTTGGCCATTCATACCACACAACAGCAAGTGCGTGAactgtttaacaaatttggaAAAATCGAACGCATTCAAATGGTCATTGACGCCCAT ACCCGTCGCTCGCGTGGCTtctgctttatttattttgagaatCTCAGTGATGCACGCACAGCCAAAGATGCCTGCACTGGCATGGATGTTGATGGTCGTCGCATACGCGTCGATTATTCCATAACACAGCGGGCTCACACCCCCACTCCTGGTGTTTATATGGGACAACCTTCACG ATCTGCAAGAATTCGTTCACGTGAAGAGGGCAGTCGGGATGGTTCGCGCTCGCGTCGTCGATATCGTGAGGCCTCCTCATCAGTATCACCATATGATTCCCATCGCCGTAGATATCGTAGCCGTCATCGTTACGAACGTAGTCGGACTCGCAGTCGTAGTCGTAGCCGCAGCTATTCACGCTCACCGCGCAAGT CTCGTGTTACTCCGCGCTATTAG
- the LOC117572457 gene encoding biogenesis of lysosome-related organelles complex 1 subunit 1 has protein sequence MLTSMVKEHHAKQSKRKQEQEVRRKEAIESSNELTQSLVDHLNVGVAQAYLNQKRLDAEAKQLHVGATNFAKQTHQWLQLIDNFSSALKELGDVENWARSIEGDMQVIQQSLELAYKASRAAQATTSSASTSAVASTSAAANPN, from the exons atgttgacaTCTATGGTAAAGGAACATCACGCAAAGCAATCGAAGCGCAAGCAGGAGCAAGAAGTGAGACGCAAAGAAGCCATCGAATCATCTAATGAACTAACCCAGTCCCTGGTTGATCATCTGAATGTGGG AGTGGCACAAGCATACTTAAATCAAAAGCGTTTGGATGCCGAGGCCAAGCAATTACACGTAGGTGCCACCAACTTTGCCAAACAGACACACCAATGGCTGCAATTGATTGACAACTTCAGCAGCGCTCTCAAGGAACTTGGTGACGTTGAAAACTGGGCTCGCAGCATCGAAGGCGACATGCAAGTCATCCAGCAAAGTCTGGAGCTGGCATACAAGGCATCTCGAGCTGCACAAGCCACAACAAGCAGTGCCTCAACGTCGGCAGTTGCTTCCACAAGCGCGGCCGCTAATCCCAATTAA
- the LOC117572450 gene encoding DNA-directed RNA polymerase I subunit RPA1, with protein MGSRKPLDVHMFPSDLEFAVFTDEEIRKLSVVKVITGLTFDALGHPITGGLYDIRLGSYGRCMDPCGTCLKMQDCPGHMGHIELGSLVYNPFFIKLVQRLLCIFCLHCFKMQMKDHESEIIMLQLRLIDAGYIIEAQELELFKSEIACQSAEELVKLDNGDAVHPRIAAVYELLAKNISNASNVTKTSCSLRTAITHAALQRGSSKKCRHCNKSMRFVRYLHRRLVYYVTIADMKERMGNVAEGSGQNKVIFADECRRYLRKIYENYPQLLKLLVPVLNLNSETSSNTDRSPVDMFFMGSIPVTPPRARPINVINDMMKGNPQTDIYVNIIENNHVLNVVLKFMKGQQESLSDQAKAVYQNMRGANSHEKLYNSWLSLQSSVDVLLDVNMSRDIKSAEGLKQILEKKEGLIRKHMMGKRVNYAARTVITPDPNIDVDEIGIPDIFARKLSYPVPVTEWNVIELRKMVMNGPDVHPGANYIQDSKGLTTFIPADNAAKRASMAKLLLNNPKDGVKIVHRHVLNGDVLLLNRQPSLHKPSIMAHKARILHGEKTFRLHYSNCKAYNADFDGDEMNAHYPQSEVARAEAYNLVNVASNYLVPKDGTPLGGLIQDQVISGVKLSIRGRFFNREDYQQLVFQGLSHLKGDVKLLPPAILKPATLWSGKQVLSTIIINLIPEGYERINLDSFAKIGGKNWNVSRPRTPMCGTTPLEQEMSESQVQIRKGELLVGVLDKQQYGATTFGLIHCMYELYGGDVSTRLLTAFTKVFTFFLQWEGFTLGVKDILVTSEADYKRRKIINECRDVGNNAVAAALELDDVPPHDELAEKMEAAYVKDSKFRVLLDRKYKSLLDGYTNDINKTCLPGGLISKFPSNNLQLMVLSGAKGSMVNTMQISCLLGQIELEGKRPPLMISGKSLPSFPSFETSPKSGGFIDGRFMTGIQPQDFFFHCMAGREGLIDTAVKTSRSGYLQRCLIKHLEGLSVHYDLTVRDSDNSVVQFLYGEDGLDILKSKFFNGKFCADFLAQNAKAVLRPSQLQLMKDEECLSQVQRHEKHIRTWQKKRPAKLRAAFTHFSEELRNEVEVQRPNEINAKTGRRRFDEGLLKLWKKADAEDKALYRKKYARCPDPSVAVYKQDIYYGSVSERTRELIDNYTRKQPSQKQIISDIMHMKSIKALASPGEPVGLIAAQSIGEPSTQMTLNTFHFAGRGEMNVTLGIPRLREILMLASSNIKTPSMDIPIKPGQQQNAEKLRISLNCVTLASLLESVHISTSLTLEPERAYVYDLLFKFLPREIYKEDYGVRPKRIIKYMHQTYFKQLIRAILKISNAKKTSKIVVIDDKKEGGNKQDEDNDQDLDAADALSAPRARNNDDDSSDDGGDDDATGIKLKQRKTDENDYDDPEDAEEIIDANDDEEDEEEDGDGNDLANDDNAEVDDKSVEKLLSNQMVQDYTYDKENHLWCRVKLNLSVRYQKPDLTSVIRELAAKSVVHQVPHIKRAIIYKGNDDEQLLKTDGINIGEMFQHNKILDLNRLYSNDIHAIARTYGIEAATQVIVKEVSNVFKVYGITVDRRHLSLIADYMTFDGTFQPLSRKGMEHSSSPLQQMSFESSLQFLRNAAGFGRPDELNSPSSRLMVGLPVRNGTGAFELLTKIC; from the exons atgggcTCCCGAAAGCCGCTGGATGTGCACATGTTTCCCTCGGACCTGGAGTTTGCCGTCTTCACCGACGAGGAAATACGCAAACTGAGTGTGGTAAAAGTAATAACTGGCCTCACATTTGATGCACTGGGACATCCAATCACAGGTGGCCTCTACGATATTCGCCTGGGCTCTTATGGCCGGTGCATGGATCCTTGTGGCACTTGCCTAAAGATGCAAGATTGTCCCGGTCACATGGGTCACATTGAGCTTGGCTCATTGGTCTATAATCCGTTCTTCATCAAACTGGTGCAGCGTTTACTCTGCATTTTCTGCTTGCACTGCTTCAAGATGCAAATGAAAG ATCATGAAAGCGAAATAATTATGCTGCAGTTGCGCCTAATTGATGCTGGCTACATAATTGAGGCACAAGAGCTGGAGCTCTTCAAATCCGAAATTGCCTGCCAGAGTGCAGAGGAGCTGGTCAAGCTGGATAACGGCGATGCAGTGCATCCACGTATTGCGGCAGTCTACGAGCTGCTAGCCAAGAATATTAGCAATGCCAGCAATGTGACGAAGACCAGCTGCTCCTTGCGCACAGCGATTACGCATGCCGCATTGCAGCGCGGCTCGAGCAAGAAATGCCGCCACTGCAACAAGTCGATGCGTTTTGTGCGCTATTTGCATCGACGTCTAGTTTATTACGTGACCATTGCCGACATGAAGGAGCG CATGGGCAATGTGGCTGAAGGAAGTGGCCAAAACAAGGTGATCTTCGCCGACGAGTGCCGACGCTATCTGCGCAAAATTTACGAAAACTATCCACAATTGCTAAAGTTGTTGGTCCCCGTGCTGAACCTAAATAGTGAAACAAGCAGCAACACCGACCGTTCGCCAGTAGACATGTTCTTTATGGGCTCGATACCAGTAACTCCACCACGTGCGCGTCCAATAAACGTCATCAACGACATGATGAAGGGCAATCCGCAGACGGACATCTACGTGAACATCATTGAGAATAACCACGTGTTGAATGTGGTACTCAAATTCATGAAAGGACAACAGGAGAGTCTGAGCGATCAGGCAAAGGCCGTCTATCAGAATATGCGCGGTGCCAACAGCCATGAGAAGCTCTACAACTCTTGGTTGTCGCTGCAGAGTTCGGTAGATGTGCTGCTGGATGTGAACATGTCACGCGACATCAAGTCAGCTGAGGGTCTCAAGCAGATACTTGAAAAGAAGGAGGGTCTCATACGCAAACACATGATGGGAAAACGTGTTAATTATGCAGCGCGTACAGTCATTACGCCAGATCCCAATATCGATGTGGATGAGATTGGCATACCCGATATATTTGCACGTAAGCTCTCCTATCCGGTGCCCGTGACAGAATGGAATGTAATCGAGTTGCGCAAAATGGTCATGAATGGACCAGATGTGCATCCCGGCGCGAATTACATACAAGACAGCAAAGGCTTGACCACTTTTATACCAGCGGATAATGCGGCCAAGCGTGCTAGCATGGCCAAGCTATTACTTAACAATCCCAAGGATGGCGTCAAGATTGTGCATCGCCATGTACTCAACGGTGATGTCCTGCTGCTCAATCGTCAGCCATCGCTGCATAAGCCATCCATAATGGCGCACAAAGCTCGTATTTTGCATGGTGAGAAAACGTTCCGATTGCACTACTCCAACTGCAAAGCGTACAACGCTGATTTCGATGGTGATGAGATGAACGCCCATTACCCACAAAGCGAAGTTGCCCGTGCTGAAGCCTATAATCTGGTAAACGTGGCTAGCAATTATCTGGTACCCAAAGACGGTACACCGCTAGGTGGTCTTATACAAGATCAGGTCATATCTGGAGTGAAGCTGTCGATACGAGGTCGCTTCTTCAATCGCGAAGACTATCAGCAGCTTGTGTTCCAAGGTCTGTCACATCTCAAGGGCGATGTCAAGCTGTTGCCACCAGCGATATTGAAACCAGCCACATTGTGGTCCGGCAAGCAGGTCTTGTCAACGATCATTATTAACCTAATACCAGAAGGTTATGAGCGGATTAATTTGGATTCGTTTGCCAAAATTGGCGGCAAG AATTGGAACGTGTCTCGTCCTAGGACTCCAATGTGTGGAACTACACCATTGGAGCAAGAGATGAGTGAGAGCCAGGTGCAAATACGCAAGGGTGAATTACTGGTGGGTGTACTAGACAAACAGCAGTATGGAGCAACTACTTTTGGCCTCATCCATTGCATGTATGAGTTGTACGGCGGTGACGTGTCCACACGTCTGCTGACAGCTTTCACCAAAGTGTTTACCTTCTTTCTACAATGGGAAGGCTTCACTTTGGGCGTTAAAGATATTTTAGTTACCAGCGAGGCAGATTACAAGCGTCGTAAAATTATCAATGAGTGCCGTGATGTAGGCAACAATGCTGTGGCGGCTGCTCTTGAACTGGACGACGTACCGCCTCATGATGAGTTAGCTGAGAAAATGGAAGCTGCATACGTAAAGGATTCTAAGTTCCGAGTGCTTCTCGATCGTAAATACAAATCCTTGCTCGATGGCTACACAAACGACATTAACAA AACATGTCTGCCTGGTGGTTTGATCAGTAAGTTCCCATCAAACAATCTTCAGCTCATGGTATTGTCTGGCGCCAAGGGCTCCATGGTCAACACTATGCAAATCTCCTGTCTGCTAGGACAAATTGAGCTGGAAGGCAAAAGACCTCCTCTGATGATATCTGGCAAATCATTGCCCAGTTTCCCCTCATTCGAGACATCACCCAAGTCTGGTGGTTTCATTGATGGCCGCTTTATGACAGGCATTCAGCCACAGGACTTTTTCTTCCATTGCATGGCGGGTCGTGAA GGTCTTATTGATACCGCTGTGAAGACCTCTCGATCCGGTTACCTGCAGCGTTGCCTAATCAAGCACTTGGAGGGATTGAGTGTGCATTATGACTTGACTGTGCGAGACAGTGACAACAGTGTTGTTCAATTTTTATACGGCGAAGATGGTCTAGATATTCTTAAGTCCAAATTCTTTAATGGCAAATTCTGCGCAGACTTTCTGGCACAAAACGCAAAGGCCGTCTTACGACCCAGCCAGCTTCAGTTGATGAAGGACGAGGAGTGTCTGTCGCAGGTGCAACGTCATGAGAAACACATCCGCACTTGGCAAAAGAAACGTCCTGCCAAATTGCGGGCAGCTTTCACTCACTTTTCGGAGGAACTACGCAACGAGGTCGAAGTGCAGCGaccaaatgaaattaatgccAAAACAGGACGTCGACGATTTGATGAGGGCTTACTCAAATTGTGGAAGAAGGCTGATGCCGAGGACAAGGCATTGTACCGCAAAAAATACGCTCGCTGTCCCGATCCAAGCGTTGCCGTTTACAAGCAAGATATATACTACGGCTCTGTCTCTGAGCGCACAAGAGAGCTAATTGACAACTATACGCGTAAACAACCGTCCCAGAAGCAAATCATCTCGGACATCATGCACATGAAGAGCATCAAGGCACTGGCGTCTCCTGGCGAACCTGTTGGCCTGATTGCAGCGCAGTCAATTGGTGAACCATCCACGCAGATGACACTGAACACTTTCCATTTCGCCGGTCGTGGTGAAATGAACGTCACTCTGGGTATACCACGTCTACGTGAAATACTTATGTTGGCCTCCTCAAACATTAAGACCCCATCGATGGATATCCCAATCAAGCCTggacaacagcaaaatgcCGAGAAGTTGCGCATTTCATTGAATTGCGTGACTCTGGCTAGCTTATTGGAAT CTGTTCACATTAGCACAAGCTTAACTCTGGAACCTGAACGTGCTTATGTGTATGATTTACTCTTTAAATTCCTTCCCCGCGAGATCTATAAAGAGGATTATGGTGTCCGACCCAAACGAATTATTAAGTACATGCATCAGACGTACTTTAAGCAGCTGATTCGCGCTATTCTAAAAATATCTAATGCTAAGAAGACATCCAAAAT CGTTGTTATTGACGATAAAAAAGAGGGAGGCAACAAACAGGATGAAGATAATGATCAGGACTTggatgctgctgatgctttGAGTGCTCCCAGAGCACGAAACAATGACGACGACTCTTCGGATGACGGC GGAGACGACGATGCAACTGGCATTAAACTAAAGCAACGCAAAACTGATGAAAATGATTATGACGACCCAGAAGATGCTGAGGAAATTATTGATGCCAACg atgACGAAGAAGACGAGGAAGAGGATGGCGATGGAAATGATTTGGCTAACGATGACAATGCTGAAGTTGATGACAAATCTGTGGAAAAGTTACTCAGCAACCAAATGGTACAGGATTACACCTACGACAAGGAGAATCATCTTTGGTGCAGGGTAAAATTAAATCTGAGCGTACGCTATCAGAAACCGGACTTGACATCTGTTATACGTGAATTGGCCGCAAAGAGCGTTGTACACCAAGTGCCTCATATTAAGCGTGCAATCATATACAAAGGCAATGATGATGAGCAGTTGCTGAAAACGGATGGCATTAATATCGGTGAAATGTTCCAGCACAATAAGATCTTAGATCTAAATCGCCTCTACTCAAACGATATTCATGCCATTGCCCGTACTTATGGTATCGAGGCTGCCACGCAAGTTATTGTCAAGGAAGTGAGCAATGTGTTCAAGGTTTATGGCATCACTGTGGATCGACGTCACTTGTCACTAATTGCCGACTATATGACCTTTGATGGCACTTTCCAACCACTTTCACGAAAAGGCATGGAACACTCTTCGTCCCCGCTGCAGCAAATGTCCTTTGAATCCAGTTTACAGTTTCTGCGCAATGCAGCTGGTTTCGGACGACCAGATGAACTTAATTCACCATCAAGTCGCCTTATGGTCGGCCTGCCTGTTCGTAATGGCACAGGTGCTTTTGAATTGTTAACGAAAATCTGTTAA